A genomic segment from Alteribacillus bidgolensis encodes:
- a CDS encoding TAXI family TRAP transporter solute-binding subunit, which produces MKEKRLLFRLLFMIITAAAVLIVTSCGVKQIGVEQTEQPNNSSIDNLKEASASKSGDPNSLNMGAHQPGIAYHSAASGIASVVSEYSNTKLTVKPFSGPNAWMPLLNNGEIDLGILSYPDAGWALKGENGYPEKNSNLRILMNGNNIVTSGLTVRTGSGIKEVEDLEGKRVASDYSGNQILSNILKAQLASAGLTVDDVEKVPVTDVGSGLNALREKRVDAVFTGTPTVAAFTEMDTTTDIDALNWAGVSPDEIEHFPQDIVDEMNEFVPGVQPETFDGGILNSKKTLVSYPIVLGASAQLSEDAAYEVVKTLWNNYESLHSQFSWLETWEPEQMFNEDPPAPYHPGAVKFFKEQEVWTDKVEQRQKELLEKVE; this is translated from the coding sequence ATGAAGGAGAAACGACTACTTTTTAGACTCCTTTTTATGATAATAACTGCCGCGGCTGTGCTGATAGTTACCTCCTGCGGTGTCAAACAAATAGGAGTAGAGCAGACAGAACAGCCGAATAATTCAAGTATAGACAATCTAAAAGAAGCGTCTGCTTCCAAGAGCGGTGACCCAAACTCTCTTAATATGGGTGCACACCAGCCGGGCATTGCATATCATAGTGCAGCCTCCGGTATTGCCAGTGTTGTAAGCGAATACTCTAATACAAAGTTAACCGTTAAACCATTTTCAGGGCCAAATGCTTGGATGCCGTTACTAAATAATGGAGAAATTGATTTAGGGATACTTTCTTATCCCGATGCAGGCTGGGCTCTTAAAGGAGAGAATGGGTATCCAGAGAAAAATTCGAATCTTCGCATATTAATGAATGGAAATAACATTGTCACATCTGGTCTTACGGTGAGGACAGGCTCTGGAATTAAGGAAGTGGAAGACCTGGAAGGCAAAAGAGTAGCTTCTGATTATTCAGGAAATCAAATCCTGTCTAACATTTTGAAGGCCCAACTTGCTTCTGCCGGATTGACTGTGGATGATGTAGAGAAAGTACCGGTAACGGATGTTGGTTCAGGTCTTAATGCATTACGGGAAAAGAGAGTAGATGCCGTGTTTACAGGGACTCCTACTGTCGCTGCATTTACGGAAATGGACACAACAACTGATATTGATGCATTGAATTGGGCTGGTGTATCTCCTGATGAGATTGAACATTTTCCGCAAGATATTGTGGACGAAATGAATGAATTTGTACCAGGGGTTCAGCCGGAAACATTTGATGGTGGTATTTTAAATAGTAAAAAAACATTGGTTAGTTATCCCATTGTATTAGGTGCTTCTGCTCAATTATCGGAAGACGCTGCGTATGAAGTTGTCAAAACCTTATGGAACAATTATGAATCATTGCACTCTCAGTTTTCATGGCTTGAAACGTGGGAACCAGAACAAATGTTTAATGAAGATCCGCCTGCTCCGTATCACCCTGGAGCTGTGAAGTTCTTTAAAGAACAAGAGGTATGGACAGATAAAGTGGAACAAAGACAGAAAGAATTATTAGAGAAGGTTGAATAA
- a CDS encoding TRAP transporter permease, protein MPKVNVKDQETGRFRQLEGASLIIWQAILFLIPVFGILYVMSVYQWFGIALFLEQYTGLFLGLILAGVFLGAPGYAKASRTTIPWFDWMLAAAGLAAGLYISIFYPTIVVEFGYVTTDRIIFSVLGIIFILEALRRLFGWSLVLVVVAFFVYAFFPSVFPGMLQGERGSLDQLFNYLYLDSSSLLYMLNIASTIALAFIFFGQILLKFGGGDIFNNLAFSIFGRFRGGPAKASVVGSSFVGSVSGGPVSNVMLTGSMTIPLMIKNGYSRKQAGAIESVSSTGGMIMPPVMGIAAFIVAETLGVPYAEVMVAAIVPAFLYYLCLFMQVDLEAAKKGILGMKKEDLPQLKKVLATGWVIIPIFGALLYFLFIAGFTPTMSGVYTAFLAFPILLIQKAQRERIFSKLIEAFIETGKNLLNIGVILAAAGLVIGIVGITGLGFNLALTLIEIGQSNLVILLLTSAFVSIILGMGMPAVAAYALVATLIAPALVELGIHPMAAHLFVFYFANMSNFTPPIAVASFAAATIAKANPYKIGFSAMRFGVAGLFIPFLFVYSPDILLGIGQNVNEIIRWTTILSTIAGAIVLSISLTGYLFRPMSLSMRLLFVLSALMLLLPVYAEPITWAVNAAGLVLFSILTLIEFKFRTKSSGSWPEPADEKVNAF, encoded by the coding sequence ATGCCGAAAGTAAATGTGAAAGACCAAGAGACAGGACGTTTTAGACAATTAGAAGGAGCTTCCTTAATCATTTGGCAAGCCATTTTATTCTTGATACCTGTATTTGGAATCCTTTATGTCATGAGCGTTTATCAATGGTTCGGAATTGCTCTTTTCCTAGAGCAGTATACAGGTTTATTTTTAGGATTGATTCTTGCTGGTGTATTTCTCGGAGCCCCTGGTTATGCGAAAGCCTCACGTACGACTATTCCTTGGTTCGACTGGATGTTGGCGGCAGCAGGATTGGCTGCAGGGTTGTATATCTCCATTTTCTATCCAACGATTGTAGTCGAGTTTGGCTACGTAACAACAGACCGAATTATTTTCTCCGTTTTAGGTATCATTTTTATTCTGGAAGCGCTTAGAAGACTGTTTGGATGGTCATTAGTGCTTGTTGTAGTGGCCTTTTTTGTATACGCTTTCTTCCCGTCGGTATTCCCTGGGATGTTACAAGGAGAACGCGGGTCTTTAGATCAATTGTTTAACTATTTGTATCTGGATTCTAGTAGTCTTTTGTATATGCTGAATATTGCATCTACAATCGCATTGGCATTTATTTTCTTTGGTCAGATTTTGTTGAAATTTGGCGGCGGTGATATTTTTAATAATTTAGCTTTCTCCATTTTCGGACGTTTTCGAGGAGGACCGGCAAAAGCTTCTGTCGTTGGTTCTAGCTTTGTAGGCAGTGTATCGGGCGGTCCAGTATCGAATGTTATGTTAACGGGCAGCATGACCATTCCTTTAATGATTAAAAATGGGTACAGCCGCAAACAAGCTGGAGCTATCGAATCAGTATCCTCCACTGGAGGAATGATCATGCCGCCAGTGATGGGGATTGCAGCGTTCATTGTAGCTGAGACGCTTGGTGTGCCTTACGCAGAAGTTATGGTAGCTGCGATTGTCCCGGCATTTCTATACTATTTATGCTTATTTATGCAAGTAGACTTAGAAGCTGCCAAAAAAGGGATACTGGGTATGAAAAAAGAAGATCTGCCGCAATTGAAAAAAGTATTAGCTACAGGCTGGGTCATTATTCCAATTTTTGGAGCATTGCTGTACTTTTTATTCATCGCAGGCTTCACACCGACAATGAGCGGAGTGTATACAGCATTCTTAGCGTTTCCCATTCTTCTTATTCAAAAAGCACAACGGGAACGTATATTTTCAAAATTGATCGAAGCATTTATTGAAACAGGAAAAAATTTATTGAACATCGGTGTTATTTTAGCAGCGGCTGGTTTGGTCATTGGTATTGTCGGAATTACAGGACTTGGATTTAACTTGGCACTTACTTTAATAGAAATAGGTCAATCTAATTTAGTTATTCTATTATTAACGAGTGCTTTCGTGTCTATTATATTAGGCATGGGTATGCCGGCTGTGGCTGCTTATGCACTAGTGGCAACGTTAATTGCACCGGCTTTAGTAGAATTGGGTATTCATCCAATGGCTGCTCACTTGTTCGTTTTTTACTTTGCTAATATGTCTAACTTTACTCCTCCAATAGCAGTAGCCAGCTTTGCTGCAGCTACTATTGCAAAAGCAAACCCTTATAAAATTGGGTTCTCGGCAATGAGATTTGGAGTAGCTGGTTTGTTTATACCGTTTCTATTCGTCTATTCCCCCGATATTCTACTGGGGATAGGTCAAAATGTGAACGAAATCATTCGCTGGACGACCATTCTATCTACGATTGCAGGTGCTATCGTATTATCTATCAGTTTAACTGGATACCTTTTCCGTCCTATGTCATTAAGCATGCGTCTGTTATTTGTCTTATCTGCATTAATGCTATTGCTGCCGGTATACGCAGAACCAATCACGTGGGCGGTTAACGCAGCAGGTCTTGTGTTGTTTAGTATTTTGACATTAATAGAATTTAAGTTTCGCACAAAAAGCAGCGGCAGCTGGCCAGAACCGGCTGATGAAAAAGTAAATGCTTTTTAA
- a CDS encoding TAXI family TRAP transporter solute-binding subunit, translated as MQLKINKTLGVMLAGVLLSLTACGEESESTVNGDNSASGGVNIATHPSGQAYNGAGTGIADVIKDNSDMQVSVKPYSGPASWMSIFNEQQEVNAGFLSLPDAVWAYNGESVFDESENVRALVKGNFNVAGGYTVEEDSGIDSLTDLEGRKVAADYPGNNIISVIFEAQLNSVDMTFDDLDQVPISDPNTGLQALREGRVEATFTGSPEAAGTLELDSAISIKSLNFGDYTSSEIDSIPEEEINELQSLIPGAEVIPYKGGFVPEETSLISYPTAFIGHAEQLSEDDAYNIVKSLWENYEELHPLHPWLDSWKQETMFDPDIEVPYHPGAVEFYKEIGVWNEEAEENQEQLLNE; from the coding sequence ATGCAATTAAAAATCAATAAAACACTAGGTGTTATGTTGGCAGGAGTTTTACTTAGTTTAACAGCTTGCGGGGAAGAGAGTGAAAGTACGGTTAATGGTGATAATTCAGCCAGTGGGGGAGTGAATATAGCTACACATCCATCTGGCCAAGCTTATAACGGAGCCGGAACTGGTATCGCGGATGTAATAAAAGACAATTCTGACATGCAAGTATCTGTAAAACCGTATTCTGGTCCTGCTTCATGGATGTCGATTTTTAATGAACAACAAGAAGTGAATGCAGGTTTTCTTTCTTTGCCTGATGCTGTGTGGGCATACAATGGAGAAAGCGTTTTTGACGAAAGTGAAAATGTTCGAGCACTTGTAAAAGGAAATTTCAATGTTGCAGGGGGCTACACGGTAGAAGAAGACTCTGGGATAGATAGTTTGACAGATTTAGAAGGGAGAAAAGTGGCGGCAGATTATCCAGGGAACAATATTATCAGCGTAATATTCGAAGCGCAGTTAAACTCGGTGGATATGACCTTTGATGACTTAGATCAAGTACCTATTTCAGACCCTAATACTGGTCTTCAAGCGTTAAGAGAGGGAAGAGTTGAGGCAACATTTACCGGGTCTCCGGAAGCGGCAGGAACATTAGAATTGGATTCTGCAATATCTATTAAGTCACTAAATTTTGGAGATTATACATCTTCAGAAATAGACAGCATTCCTGAAGAGGAGATAAATGAGTTACAATCCTTAATTCCAGGAGCAGAGGTTATCCCTTATAAAGGCGGTTTCGTACCAGAAGAAACATCTTTAATTTCATATCCGACTGCCTTTATCGGTCATGCTGAACAACTTTCAGAAGATGACGCGTATAACATTGTTAAATCACTTTGGGAAAATTACGAAGAGTTACACCCATTGCATCCTTGGCTTGATTCATGGAAACAAGAAACGATGTTTGATCCTGATATAGAAGTTCCTTACCATCCAGGCGCTGTCGAATTTTATAAAGAGATTGGTGTATGGAATGAGGAAGCTGAAGAAAATCAAGAGCAGCTCCTTAATGAATAG
- a CDS encoding TRAP transporter permease, giving the protein MEPNEKSRFRQLSGYQLKVWNAFLFLLPLTGICYILSLYNFFNIMIYREQYFGLFLAFVLFTVYLGVPATKNKKNKYKVPWYDGIAAVLGLVTGGYIAIYYPVILTSFGIVSTERLILSAVAVILILEALRRIFGWVLTGIVMFVIAYGFTAPYFPGALKGESTSSGQLLNYLYLDANSLLYMLNIASTMALAFIFLGHVLIQFKGGDMFNDLAISLFGRFRGGPAKISVVGSSFVGSMTGGPVSNVLLTGNMTIPLMKRSGYSKSESGAIESVASTGGLIIPPVMGIAAFLIAENLGISYMEVAIAAIVPAVLYYTCLFTQVDLRAGKRGLAALPKNATPQLGKVLKTAWILLPIFAVLITLLFIWRFPPSTGAIYTAILAFVLFTLQKQGREHFFSKVKGSFIDTGKTLLEIGIVLAAAGLIVGVVGVTGLGFNLAQSLTQVGEHGLFILLIASAAISIVLGMGMPAVAAYSMVAVLIAPSLIELGVPPIAAHMFVFYYSILSSFTPPIAVACFAASSIAKENPHKIGFDAVKLGIVAYIVPFLFVYSPSLLLGSEAAQSIPFITVSVLSVVFGCILLSTGIVGYLFDHLHIWKRTLVIVLAVCLFFPVDETAAFTQIVNVMGGLLGIAFLFVEWVKRKNNNVIIQEKNVEKSN; this is encoded by the coding sequence ATGGAACCGAATGAAAAGTCCAGATTTAGACAACTTTCGGGCTATCAGTTAAAAGTTTGGAATGCCTTTCTTTTTCTTCTTCCATTGACAGGAATATGTTACATCTTATCTCTTTATAATTTTTTTAACATCATGATTTATAGAGAACAATATTTTGGTTTATTTCTAGCTTTTGTCTTGTTTACCGTATACCTTGGAGTTCCAGCAACAAAAAATAAGAAAAATAAGTATAAGGTTCCTTGGTATGACGGGATAGCTGCAGTTTTAGGGCTTGTTACGGGGGGATATATAGCCATATACTACCCTGTCATTTTAACAAGTTTTGGAATTGTTTCTACCGAAAGATTAATATTAAGTGCGGTTGCTGTGATTTTGATACTAGAAGCATTAAGAAGGATATTTGGATGGGTTCTCACAGGGATCGTTATGTTTGTAATAGCTTATGGGTTTACAGCCCCCTATTTTCCCGGAGCTTTAAAGGGAGAGAGTACGTCTTCAGGACAACTATTGAACTATCTGTATCTTGACGCTAACAGCCTCCTGTACATGTTGAATATTGCGTCAACAATGGCACTTGCCTTTATATTTCTTGGGCATGTCCTGATTCAATTTAAAGGAGGAGACATGTTTAACGATTTAGCAATCTCTTTGTTTGGTCGATTTAGAGGGGGACCAGCAAAAATATCAGTGGTAGGATCCAGTTTTGTCGGCAGTATGACCGGAGGACCTGTATCTAATGTGCTGCTGACTGGAAATATGACTATACCCTTAATGAAAAGAAGCGGATACTCCAAGTCTGAGTCAGGTGCTATAGAATCCGTAGCTTCCACGGGCGGTTTGATCATTCCTCCTGTCATGGGAATAGCCGCTTTTCTCATTGCAGAAAACCTGGGGATTTCTTATATGGAAGTTGCTATAGCAGCGATTGTGCCGGCTGTATTGTATTATACTTGTTTATTTACTCAAGTTGACTTAAGAGCAGGGAAGAGAGGGTTAGCAGCTCTTCCAAAAAATGCAACTCCGCAACTCGGCAAAGTATTAAAGACTGCTTGGATTCTACTTCCTATTTTTGCTGTCTTGATTACTTTATTATTTATATGGAGATTCCCGCCATCCACTGGAGCCATCTACACTGCAATCCTTGCCTTTGTTCTATTTACACTTCAAAAGCAGGGAAGAGAACACTTTTTTTCAAAAGTTAAAGGTTCTTTTATAGATACTGGGAAGACATTACTTGAAATAGGCATAGTATTAGCTGCAGCAGGTTTGATCGTTGGTGTAGTTGGTGTAACGGGTTTGGGATTCAATTTAGCTCAATCGTTAACCCAAGTAGGGGAACACGGTTTATTTATCTTATTGATAGCTAGTGCCGCTATTTCCATTGTTCTTGGGATGGGAATGCCGGCCGTAGCAGCTTATTCGATGGTAGCTGTTTTAATTGCTCCATCATTAATAGAATTAGGCGTTCCACCTATTGCTGCGCATATGTTCGTTTTCTACTATTCCATTCTTTCTAGCTTTACACCGCCGATTGCTGTGGCTTGTTTCGCTGCTTCTTCCATAGCGAAAGAAAATCCTCATAAAATTGGATTTGATGCAGTGAAGCTAGGTATAGTTGCTTACATTGTTCCATTCTTATTTGTATATTCGCCTTCTCTATTATTAGGAAGTGAAGCGGCGCAATCTATACCTTTTATTACTGTATCTGTTTTAAGTGTGGTTTTCGGATGTATTTTACTATCAACAGGAATAGTAGGGTATTTATTCGATCACTTACACATTTGGAAAAGGACGCTGGTTATCGTATTAGCTGTATGTTTGTTTTTCCCTGTCGATGAAACGGCGGCATTTACGCAAATTGTAAATGTAATGGGAGGTCTTTTAGGAATAGCTTTCCTTTTCGTGGAATGGGTGAAAAGAAAGAATAATAATGTGATTATTCAGGAGAAGAACGTCGAGAAAAGTAATTAA
- a CDS encoding MBL fold metallo-hydrolase: MYVKLLGTGSPKPNKDRSGPAQVVTVDETPVLVDCGEGTTRQLLESNINPVDIKHILFTHLHSDHVFGYGHFLLGGWSLGRKELTIAGPAGLKAFHEKILDMFKEDIDYRVSTLGISEKGLLDVNIIELPDSGGEVTLPDVNVDITSAPVVHNVKTFGFRFQKGEESIVISGDTAPVDSIVQLAKDADILIQDAAIASSVANNKNSDPNILKIWDILKKEHCTPQQAGEIAQEAGVKRLVLTHLLPNTDEEEAYQEASKHFDGEVIVGEDLKTIAIERVR; this comes from the coding sequence ATGTATGTTAAATTACTTGGAACAGGGAGTCCAAAACCAAACAAAGATAGATCTGGTCCGGCACAGGTAGTGACCGTTGATGAGACACCAGTATTGGTAGATTGCGGGGAAGGAACGACTCGTCAATTATTAGAATCCAATATAAATCCAGTGGATATTAAACACATTTTGTTTACTCATTTGCATTCTGATCATGTGTTTGGGTACGGGCATTTTCTATTAGGAGGATGGTCGTTGGGAAGGAAAGAATTGACCATTGCAGGTCCCGCTGGCTTAAAGGCTTTTCACGAAAAAATTCTGGATATGTTTAAGGAAGATATTGATTATCGTGTTTCTACTCTTGGCATCTCTGAGAAGGGTTTATTGGATGTAAACATTATAGAATTACCTGATTCAGGAGGAGAGGTGACTCTTCCTGATGTAAACGTTGATATCACCTCTGCCCCTGTTGTACATAACGTGAAAACGTTTGGATTTAGATTTCAAAAAGGTGAGGAGTCTATTGTTATTTCAGGAGACACTGCTCCGGTAGATAGTATTGTTCAATTAGCTAAAGATGCAGATATTTTAATCCAAGATGCAGCAATTGCATCTTCTGTCGCTAATAACAAAAATTCTGATCCAAATATTCTAAAAATATGGGACATTTTAAAGAAAGAACACTGTACGCCTCAGCAAGCAGGAGAAATTGCCCAAGAAGCTGGAGTGAAACGTTTAGTGTTAACACATTTACTTCCTAATACAGATGAGGAAGAGGCTTATCAAGAAGCTAGTAAACATTTTGATGGGGAAGTTATTGTTGGGGAAGATTTAAAGACTATTGCCATCGAACGAGTTAGATAG
- a CDS encoding aromatic ring-hydroxylating oxygenase subunit alpha, with product MKVMDELQQLKDNWKEGYFPQWLIMDPEIYKLEQDKIFGKTWLFLGHESEIKEPGDYVTRMMADDPIILMKNKKGEIKGFLNSCSHRGTRLCTEDYGNKKAHTCPYHGWTYNLEGDLIGARGSRRNSWSYSHLA from the coding sequence ATGAAAGTGATGGATGAGTTACAGCAGTTAAAAGATAATTGGAAAGAAGGTTATTTTCCGCAGTGGCTTATTATGGATCCAGAAATATATAAATTAGAACAAGATAAGATTTTTGGAAAAACATGGCTGTTTTTAGGGCATGAATCGGAGATAAAAGAACCGGGTGATTATGTTACAAGAATGATGGCAGACGATCCGATTATCCTTATGAAAAACAAAAAAGGAGAAATAAAAGGTTTTTTAAATTCTTGCTCTCATCGAGGAACGCGTTTATGTACTGAAGACTACGGTAATAAAAAAGCGCATACATGTCCGTATCATGGCTGGACGTATAATCTAGAAGGCGATTTGATTGGTGCGCGGGGTAGTAGACGGAACAGTTGGTCCTATTCACACCTTGCTTGA